One segment of Prionailurus bengalensis isolate Pbe53 chromosome E3, Fcat_Pben_1.1_paternal_pri, whole genome shotgun sequence DNA contains the following:
- the APOBR gene encoding apolipoprotein B receptor — protein MASLPLPFSSNYAPEPPQVMHTDFPARTGSCCGHRRGWAGPGEGMRQADLGEEEVSWAPGKTGLSQWVGTVICRLSGHTETDRMDFLRLHLPGLHQALRGALDSLSTFVSYLMGDEVPTVERREARAAEEVGEVAAGRPEETEEKGAQEALEGLGGSQSKDGGGLREPREPGRYQEGSSATKQTWDWEEGSSHRSQANRQLTGAWEAARAARCQEPSAHLEAKKTFEAGSKAGRGNGSQTQESRGPNEQEVNREETRRTWEQEEEAEEIREGKPGVAGKAESEWTWQREPEGKVAGDSRESLEQVFKEAVAEEIQAPRAKETGKEGEVMVVLRGSQSTRVEKTWESGTESEAGTNSGREEEARTASGREEAETTSGGEEEARTTSGREEEEAGTTSGGKEEAGTASGREEEAGTTSGGEEEAGTTSGREEEAGTTSGREEEAGTTSGREEEAGITLGRAEAGTTSVGKEGNLSGAREPEYGGVVSEERISEGTGRTWAIEEATREDQEEEVDEKRKAEMSVSPKQSQALGTEGVEEAVKDQLAGRESAGGQGSEGEGEGFEVQADRDGEEDEGRQASVNRTVALGLEEVVQAEKAKEEAESCWIAEAELPKNKVANEAEGDAGLEATPEASLEKECRGEKSEGEARTGGEGLALEGSGLEHEVTEGQDPELMAAPQTPTEQPEEGLGEEEEPRGIPALNKEETERSPEEYPRNLGYGKPGASGTEAQRRDLEGGDSHKEKADAEEGEEEAVGSQPSEEAEEAEGGQESALPDVLEAGGEWKKAEEAGCGAEEGEARGAQSQEPGGRFSAGAGAGRALGESDARDTEDEEAEATVPCRADTTSSGVWGLEEAALSLQDSEDTGVSSLAAEIAGDKADGRAAVPGGGPKREAGEAWESEGRQEAGGGEELVEAAWEKTRGGPEFGPEGSADMEVNSRGGPEEAFEARDGEPWGECAEVKESAVAEGSCGMDSFTWGSQVARAEGATATTVEAEGLPGGQTPPWEQEAAAGWQLKEQGQGGEGQRGDLHPEEEAQRPLDVEGVEVTEDQRAEAEEIVPEGPEDIQGQEDQSTYQEPGPRGETAASTGGDAHGSWSEALLPGSRLDVSVSRSRVLLSRSSSQRRSRPSFRRTPAPERQEEPPSPPPEEEPSAPEQRLLQPEEPPEASPPRPEGTPLPARRRPLGHGFGLAHLGMMQELQARLGRPKPQ, from the exons ATGGCCTCCCTTCCCTTGCCCTTCAGCTCCAACTATGcacctgagcccccccaggtgatGCACACCGATTTCCCAGCCAGGACTGGAAGCTGCTGTGGGCACCGCagagggtgggcagggcctggggaggggatgCGTCAGGCAGACTTAGGGGAAGAGGAAGTGTCCTGGGCCCCGGGGAAGACTGGCTTGTCTCAGTGGGTGGGGACGGTCATTTGTCGGCTTTctggacacacagagacagacaggatGGATTTCCTCCGGCTCCATCTCCCTGGGCTGCATCAGGCCTTGAGGGGGGCATTG GATTCCCTCAGCACCTTTGTCTCCTACCTTATGGGCGATGAGGTCCCCACTGtagagaggagggaggcaagggcagctgaggaagtgggggaggtggCTGCAGGAAGGCCAGAGGAGACTGAAGAGAAGGGAGCCCAGGAGGCCCTTGAGGGCCTTGGAGGCAGCCAAAGCAAGGACGGTGGAGGGCTGAGAGAGCCTAGAGAGCCTGGAAGGTACCAGGAGGGAAGTTCAGCTACAAAACAGACCTGGGATTGGGAAGAAGGCAGCTCCCATCGGTCTCAAGCAAACAGGCAGCTCACTGGGGCCTGGGAAGCAGCCAGGGCTGCCAGGTGCCAGGAGCCAAGTGCCCACTTAGAGGCCAAAAAGACGTTTGAGGCAGGGTCTAAGGCTGGTCGAGGCAACGGCAGCCAAACCCAGGAGAGTCGAGGGCCCAATGAGCAGGAAGTGAACAGAGAGGAGACACGGAGAACCtgggaacaggaggaggaggcggaAGAGATCAGGGAAGGGAAACCAGGGGTGGCCGGAAAGGCGGAGTCAGAGTGGACCTGGCAGAGGGAGCCCGAGGGGAAGGTAGCAGGGGACAGCAGGGAGTCATTAGAGCAGGTGTTCAAGGAGGCAGTTGCAGAGGAGATCCAGGCGCCTAGGGCCAAAgagactgggaaggaaggagaggtgaTGGTGGTCCTACGGGGTAGCCAAAGCACAAGGGTAGAGAAAACATGGGAGTCAGGGACAGAATCTGAGGCTGGGACAAActcaggcagggaggaggaggccaggacagcctcaggcagggaggaggcagagacaacctcaggtggagaggaggaggccAGGACAACctcaggaagggaggaggag gaggccggGACAACCtcagggggaaaggaggaggctgggacagcctcaggcagggaggaagaggctgGGACAACctcagggggagaggaggaagccgGGACAAcctcaggcagggaggaggaggctgggacaacctcaggcagggaggaagaggccGGGACAAcctcaggcagggaggaggaggccggGATAACTTTAGGCAGGGCAGAGGCCGGGACAACCTCAGTTGGGAAGGAAGGTAACCTCTCGGGAGCCAGGGAGCCAGAATATGGGGGAGTAGTCTCCGAAGAAAGGATCTCAGAGGGCACTGGGAGGACCTGGGCAATAGAGGAGGCCACCAGGGAAgaccaggaggaggaggtggatgAGAAGAGAAAGGCTGAGATGAGTGTTTCCCCCAAACAGAGCCAGGCTCTAGGAACTGAGGGTGTGGAGGAAGCAGTGAAGGACCAGCTGGCAGGGAGGGAGTCTGCAGGAGGCCAGGGgtcagagggggagggagaagggttTGAGGTCCAGGCAGATCGGGACGGGGAAGAGGACGAGGGGAGGCAAGCCTCGGTGAACAGGACTGTTGCCCTTGGTCTGGAGGAGGTGGTGCAGGCAGAGAAGGCCAAAGAGGAGGCAGAGAGTTGCTGGATCGCCGAGGCTGAGTTGCCCAAGAACAAAGTGGCAAACGAGGCTGAAGGCGATGCTGGCTTGGAGGCAACCCCGGAGGCCAGCCTTGAGAAGGAGTGCAGGGGGGAGAAGAGCGAGGGGGAGGCTCGGACAGGTGGAGAAGGGCTGGCATTGGAGGGCAGTGGCCTTGAGCACGAGGTCACCGAAGGCCAGGACCCTGAGCTGATGGCCGCCCCCCAGACCCCAACAGAGCAGCCTGAGGAAGGactgggggaagaggaagagcccCGGGGCATTCCAGCCCTGAacaaagaggagacagaaaggagCCCGGAGGAATACCCCAGAAACCTGGGGTATGGAAAGCCTGGTGCCTCTGGGACTGAAGCCCAGAGGAGGGACTTGGAGGGAGGGGATTCccacaaagaaaaagcagatgctgaagagggggaggaggaggctgtaGGAAGCCAGCCATCAGAGGAGGCCGAGGAGGCCGAGGGAGGCCAAGAGTCTGCGCTCCCAGATGTCCTGGAGGCAGGTGGAGAGTGGAAGAAAGCTGAGGAAGCAGGGtgtggagcagaggagggagaggcccGCGGAGCACAGAGCCAGGAGCCAGGTGGAAGGTTCAgcgcaggggcaggggcaggtcgGGCACTGGGGGAGTCAGATGCCCGAGACACCGAGGATGAGGAGGCAGAGGCCACGGTGCCCTGCAGGGCAGACACGACATCCAGCGGAgtctgggggctggaggaggcggCTCTGAGCCTCCAGGACAGCGAGGACACAGGGGTCAGTTCTTTGGCCGCTGAGATAGCGGGGGACAAGGCCGATGGGAGGGCTGCTGTGCCTGGGGGAGGGCCcaaaagagaggctggggaagctTGGGAAtcagaagggaggcaggaggctgggggaggagaggagctggTGGAGGCTGCGTGGGAAAAAACCCGAGGGGGGCCAGAGTTTGGCCCGGAGGGCTCAGCAGACATGGAGGTAAATAGCAGAGGGGGCCCAGAAGAGGCTTTTGAGGCCAGAGACGGTGAGCCCTGGGGAGAGTGCGCAGAGGTCAAGGAATCTGCAGTGGCAGAGGGAAGCTGTGGGATGGACAGCTTTACCTGGGGTTCCCAGGTGGCGAGGGCAGAGGGCGCCACGGCCACCACGGTAGAGGCCGAGGGGCTCCCAGGAGGGCAGACGCCGCCGTGGGAACAGGAGGCTGCTGCGGGATGGCAGTTAAAGGAGCAGGGGCAAGGCGGTGAGGGGCAGCGTGGGGACCTCCACCCTGAGGAAGAGGCACAGAGGCCCCTTGACGTGGAGGGTGTTGAGGTGACTGAAGACCAGAGGGCAGAGGCCGAGGAGATTGTTCCAGAAGGCCCGGAGGACATCCAGGGCCAGGAGGACCAGTCAACATACCAGGAGCCTGGGCCACGTGGGGAGACGGCAGCAAGTACCGGAGGGGATGCTCACGGCAGCTGGAGTGAG GCCCTGCTTCCTGGGTCTCGCCTGGACGTCTCTGTCTCGCGGAGCCGTGTACTCCTGTCTCGAAGCTCCTCCCAGCGTCGCTCCCGGCCCTCTTTCCGAAGGACCCCTGCCCCTGAGCGGCAGGAGGagcctcccagcccccccccTGAGGAAGAGCCGTCAGCCCCCGAGCAGAGACTTCTCCAGCCAGAGGAACCCCCGGAGGCAAGCCCCCCAAGGCCTGAAGGGACCCCACTGCCAGCCAGGAGAAGGCCCCTGGGACACGG GTTTGGCCTTGCC
- the CLN3 gene encoding battenin, with the protein MGGCAGSRRRLLDSEGEETAPEPRPRLLDRQGALWKNAMGFWLLGLCNNFSYVVMLSAAHDILSHQRASGNQSHVDPDPAPTTRNSSSRFDCNSVSTAAVLLADILPTLVIKLLAPLGLHLLPYSPRVLVSGICSAGSFILVAFSHSVGTSLCGVVLASISSGLGEVTFLSLTAFYPRAVISWWSSGTGGAGLLGALSYLGLTQAGLSPQHTLLSMLGIPALLLASYFFLLTSPEPQDPGGEEEAETSARQPLINSEAPEAKPDSSSNLSLQERWTVFKGLLWYIVPLVLVYFAEYFINQGLFELLFFRNTSLTHAQQYRWYQMLYQAGVFVSRSSLRCCRIRLTWVLALLQCFNLAFLLVDVWLSFLPSIYLVFLIILYEGLLGGAAYVNTFHNIALETSDEHREFAMAAACISDTLGISLSGLLALPLHDFLCHLS; encoded by the exons ATGGGAGGCTGTGCGGGCTCGCGGCGGCGCCTTTTGGATTCCGAGG GGGAGGAGACCGCCCCCGAACCTCGGCCCCGTCTGTTAGACCGTCAGGGAGCCCTTTGGAAGAACGCGATGGGTTTCTG GCTCCTGGGCCTTTGCAACAACTTTTCCTATGTGGTGATGCTCAGCGCCGCCCATGACATCCTTAGCCACCAGAGGGCATCCGGGAACCAAAGCCAT GTAGACCCAGACCCAGCGCCCACCACCCGCAATAGTTCATCCCGATTTGACTGCAACTCTGTCTCCACGGCT GCGGTGCTCCTGGCCGACATCCTCCCCACCCTCGTCATCAAATTGCTGGCCCCTCTTGGTCTTCATCTGTTGCCCTACAG CCCCCGGGTGCTCGTCAGTGGGATTTGTTCTGCGGGAAGCTTCATCCTGGTTGCCTTTTCTCATTCAGTGGGGACCAGCCTGTGTG gtgTGGTCTTGGCCAGCATCTCGTCAGGTCTGGGGGAGGTCACCTTCCTCTCGCTCACTGCCTTCTACCCCAG GGCCGTGATCTCCTGGTGGTCCTCAGGAACCGGGGGAGCAGGGCTGCTGGGAGCGTTGTCCTACCTGGGCCTCACCCAGGCTGGCCTCTCCCCCCAGCACACCCTGCTGTCCATGCTGGGTATCCCCGCCCTGCTGCTGGCCAG CTATTTCTTTTTGCTCACATCTCCCGAGCCCCAGGACcctggaggggaggaagaggcagagacatcAGCCCGGCAGCCCCTGATAAACAGCGAGGCCCCCGAGGCGAAGCCAG ACTCCAGCTCGAACCTCTCCCTTCAGGAAAGGTGGACCGTGTTCAAG GGCCTGCTGTGGTACATCGTCCCCTTGGTCCTGGTCTACTTTGCGGAGTATTTCATCAATCAGGGGCTT TTTGAGCTCCTGTTCTTCCGGAACACGTCCCTGACTCACGCTCAGCAGTACCGCTG GTACCAGATGCTCTACCAGGCCGGCGTCTTTGTGTCCCGCTCTTCTCTCCGCTGCTGTCGAATCCGCCTCACGTGGGTCCTGGCCCTGCTGCAG TGCTTCAACCTGGCCTTCCTGCTGGTGGACGTGTGGTTGAGCTTCCTGCCCAGCATCTACCTCGTCTTCCTGATCATTCTGTATGAGGGACTCCTGGGCGGTGCTGCCTATGTGAACACCTTCCACAACATTGCGCTAGAG ACGAGTGATGAGCACCGGGAATTTGCCATGGCGGCCGCCTGTATCTCCGACACCTTGGGCATCTCCCTGTCAGGgctcctggccctgcctctgCACGACTTCCTTTGTCATCTGTCTTGA